A window from Rhizosphaericola mali encodes these proteins:
- a CDS encoding DUF5683 domain-containing protein: protein MLCFFCAFSLVKINAQVVGKDTVLYENTPIDTAKVDFDSTMFAPEKKKKPHDPHKATMHSLMLPGWGQWYNKQYWKVPIVIGGIAIPTVAFIQNSKWFNEAAKAYKLVYGATYGPAANRATDSALIRSKTVLPKTYQDYWDALYASNPGSAGSNFLSSVQSQRNYYRRNKDYAALWFFILWGINVADATVFGHLKDFDISPNLSMTANPTYFQMARVPGVSFIFNWKYPSKTTYNSTYN from the coding sequence ATGCTTTGTTTTTTCTGTGCTTTTTCATTGGTAAAAATAAATGCACAAGTAGTTGGCAAAGACACTGTGCTATATGAAAATACGCCCATCGATACAGCCAAAGTTGATTTTGATAGTACGATGTTTGCACCAGAAAAAAAGAAAAAACCACATGATCCACATAAGGCGACGATGCATTCTTTAATGCTTCCAGGTTGGGGACAATGGTATAATAAGCAATATTGGAAAGTTCCGATAGTAATTGGAGGTATTGCTATACCTACGGTTGCCTTTATCCAAAATTCCAAATGGTTTAATGAAGCGGCCAAAGCCTATAAATTGGTATATGGAGCGACGTATGGACCAGCGGCGAATCGTGCAACAGATAGCGCATTGATTAGAAGTAAAACGGTACTTCCTAAAACTTACCAAGATTATTGGGACGCTCTATATGCTTCCAATCCAGGAAGTGCAGGTTCTAATTTTCTATCAAGTGTGCAGAGTCAGCGCAATTATTATCGTAGAAATAAAGATTACGCAGCATTATGGTTCTTCATTTTATGGGGAATTAATGTGGCAGATGCAACCGTTTTTGGTCATTTAAAAGATTTTGATATTAGCCCCAATCTTAGCATGACTGCCAATCCAACGTATTTCCAAATGGCAAGAGTGCCGGGCGTTTCCTTTATTTTTAATTGGAAATATCCTAGTAAGACCACGTATAATTCTACTTATAACTAA
- a CDS encoding FAD-binding oxidoreductase, whose amino-acid sequence MASLVTPELIEKFVEIVGGSYVLYDQDSLTQYGRDETEKLLFLPEIVIRPRTADEISKIMILCNEHKIPVTPRAGGTGLSGGAIPTKGGVLLSIDRLNEIIEIDEQNLQVTTETGVITEVLQDAVKAKGLFYPPDPSSKGSCFIGGNIAENSGGPKAVKYGKVKDYVLNLEVVLPTGEIIWTGANVLKNSTGYNLTQLMVGSEGTLGIVTKAVFKLIPYPKQDMLMLIPFHTLESASAAVSAIFRAGYTPSSLEFVEIDALKIAAQFVDSHVVPVDDSIAAHLIVEVDGNDPEVLMKDMEGIAIALDGFDIGEIFFAEDSQQKEELWKLRRRAAEAVKSVGYTVEEDTVVPRAKLPELIHGVKDLGVKFDFKVVCYGHAGDGNIHVRINKEGFPNSYGHPEMEEILNELFKLVVSLGGTISGEHGIGLTQKRYLSLILNDTHVRLMQGIKQTFDPNNILNAGKIFD is encoded by the coding sequence ATGGCTTCTTTGGTTACTCCAGAATTGATAGAAAAATTTGTAGAAATTGTTGGTGGATCTTACGTTTTGTATGATCAAGATTCTTTGACGCAATACGGAAGAGATGAGACGGAAAAACTTTTGTTTCTTCCAGAAATTGTTATTCGTCCGCGTACTGCAGATGAGATTAGTAAGATCATGATTTTGTGTAATGAACACAAGATTCCTGTGACTCCAAGAGCTGGAGGCACTGGGTTGAGTGGTGGTGCAATTCCTACAAAAGGCGGTGTGTTGCTCTCCATAGATCGTTTGAATGAAATCATTGAAATAGACGAACAAAACCTACAAGTAACTACCGAAACAGGTGTAATTACGGAAGTATTGCAAGATGCAGTGAAGGCCAAAGGATTATTTTATCCTCCAGATCCAAGCAGTAAGGGATCTTGTTTTATTGGTGGCAATATTGCCGAAAATAGCGGAGGTCCAAAAGCTGTGAAATACGGTAAGGTGAAAGACTATGTTTTGAATTTGGAAGTTGTTTTGCCTACAGGAGAAATTATTTGGACCGGTGCTAATGTGTTGAAAAATTCTACGGGCTACAATTTAACCCAATTAATGGTGGGAAGTGAAGGAACATTGGGAATCGTGACAAAAGCCGTTTTCAAATTGATTCCTTATCCAAAACAAGATATGTTGATGCTTATTCCTTTCCATACATTGGAAAGTGCAAGCGCAGCGGTAAGTGCTATTTTTAGAGCAGGATATACACCAAGTTCCTTAGAGTTTGTGGAAATAGATGCCTTGAAAATTGCAGCACAATTTGTAGATAGTCATGTTGTCCCTGTGGATGATTCCATTGCGGCACATTTGATCGTAGAGGTGGACGGTAATGATCCCGAAGTCTTGATGAAAGATATGGAAGGTATTGCAATTGCATTGGATGGATTCGATATAGGTGAGATCTTTTTCGCAGAAGATTCTCAACAAAAAGAAGAATTGTGGAAATTGAGACGTCGCGCTGCAGAAGCTGTGAAATCAGTTGGCTACACTGTGGAAGAAGATACCGTAGTGCCAAGAGCTAAATTGCCGGAATTGATTCATGGTGTAAAAGATTTAGGTGTAAAATTTGATTTTAAAGTAGTTTGTTACGGTCATGCAGGAGATGGTAATATTCATGTTAGAATTAATAAGGAAGGATTTCCAAATAGCTATGGACATCCTGAAATGGAAGAAATTTTGAATGAATTATTTAAATTGGTGGTGAGTTTGGGCGGAACCATCAGTGGCGAACATGGAATTGGTTTGACGCAAAAAAGATATTTATCCTTAATTCTAAATGATACACATGTAAGATTGATGCAAGGAATCAAGCAAACATTTGATCCTAATAATATCTTAAATGCCGGTAAAATTTTCGATTAA
- the dapB gene encoding 4-hydroxy-tetrahydrodipicolinate reductase has protein sequence MKIALIGYGKMGKAIEEIAIERGHSVNLKITSANLEDFNENKIQESDVAIEFTNPEVAYGNIKNCLNWHIPTVAGSTGWLEHKAEIEQLTKDTEGTFLYASNFSIGVNLFFELNKYLAKLMALHKEYEVSLEEIHHTAKKDAPSGTAITLGEQVMQFISEKKHWVNEPSANDSDLFIKSIRQDPAPGTHSITYHSEIDDIEIIHTAHSRKGFALGAVLAAEFIAQKKGIFQMSDVLGL, from the coding sequence ATGAAAATAGCGCTCATTGGTTATGGCAAAATGGGAAAAGCCATTGAAGAAATAGCGATCGAGAGAGGTCATTCTGTTAATTTGAAAATTACATCTGCTAACTTGGAAGATTTTAATGAAAATAAAATTCAAGAATCGGATGTCGCAATAGAATTTACCAATCCAGAAGTAGCGTATGGTAATATCAAAAATTGTTTGAATTGGCATATTCCGACTGTTGCTGGATCTACTGGATGGTTGGAACATAAAGCTGAAATTGAGCAATTAACAAAAGATACAGAGGGAACTTTTTTGTACGCAAGTAATTTCAGTATTGGCGTGAATTTATTTTTTGAATTGAATAAATATTTGGCAAAATTGATGGCGCTACATAAAGAATACGAAGTGTCTTTGGAAGAAATTCACCACACCGCAAAAAAGGATGCACCAAGTGGTACAGCAATTACTTTGGGCGAACAAGTGATGCAATTTATTTCTGAAAAGAAGCATTGGGTAAATGAACCAAGCGCAAATGACTCTGATTTATTCATCAAAAGTATTCGTCAAGATCCCGCGCCTGGTACGCATTCCATCACGTATCATTCAGAAATTGATGATATCGAAATTATTCATACGGCGCATTCGCGTAAAGGATTTGCATTAGGTGCAGTGTTGGCAGCAGAGTTTATCGCTCAGAAGAAAGGTATATTCCAAATGTCTGATGTGTTAGGATTATAA